A genomic region of Runella rosea contains the following coding sequences:
- a CDS encoding Gfo/Idh/MocA family protein — protein sequence MTRWGIIGPGRIAHKFAQDLMQVADAKLTAVASRDLGRAQLFAREYGATYTYGSYEEIINCPELDAVYIASPHIGHFEHTLLCLNAGIAVLCEKPFAMNTAQVSEMIHVARGKNVFLMEALWTRFLPTTLKTLEIIESGAIGKVLGVKADFGFKAPYDVDKRTFNKDLGGGALLDIGIYPLFFSYLILGKPTKITAQAIFGETKVDESTGMTLTYADEKFAFLDCTFMAKTRCEAFVYGEKGTIMIHSRWHESKAVTVEYDDETTETFTFDRPTWGYQYEIEEVNACLEAGKLESEGWSLTDSMNLISLLDAVRQEIGLVYKDFDATETV from the coding sequence ATGACACGTTGGGGAATCATCGGGCCGGGGCGCATTGCCCATAAATTTGCCCAAGACTTAATGCAGGTGGCAGACGCCAAACTCACGGCGGTAGCCTCCCGCGACTTGGGCCGGGCGCAGCTGTTTGCGCGGGAGTACGGCGCTACGTATACGTATGGCAGCTATGAAGAAATAATCAATTGCCCAGAATTGGATGCCGTCTATATTGCGTCGCCGCACATCGGCCATTTTGAGCATACGTTATTGTGCCTCAACGCGGGCATTGCGGTTCTGTGCGAAAAACCCTTTGCCATGAATACCGCTCAGGTGAGCGAAATGATTCACGTGGCGCGGGGCAAGAATGTATTTTTGATGGAAGCATTGTGGACGCGTTTTCTGCCAACTACGCTCAAAACCCTCGAAATTATTGAATCAGGGGCGATTGGCAAAGTATTGGGAGTAAAGGCTGACTTTGGATTTAAAGCTCCCTACGACGTAGATAAGCGTACTTTTAACAAAGATTTGGGGGGAGGAGCGTTGCTCGATATTGGGATTTATCCGTTGTTTTTCTCGTACCTGATATTAGGAAAACCTACCAAAATTACGGCACAGGCTATTTTTGGCGAAACCAAAGTAGACGAGTCTACGGGAATGACGCTGACCTATGCCGACGAAAAATTTGCCTTTCTCGATTGTACATTCATGGCTAAAACCCGCTGCGAAGCCTTCGTTTATGGAGAAAAAGGAACAATTATGATTCACTCGCGCTGGCACGAAAGCAAGGCCGTAACGGTAGAGTATGACGACGAAACCACCGAAACTTTTACTTTCGACCGTCCTACTTGGGGGTATCAGTACGAAATTGAAGAAGTAAATGCATGTTTGGAGGCGGGTAAGCTCGAAAGTGAGGGTTGGTCATTGACCGACAGCATGAACCTGATTTCGTTGCTGGATGCCGTGCGGCAAGAGATTGGATTGGTGTATAAGGATTTTGATGCGACAGAAACAGTATAA
- a CDS encoding ATP-binding protein, which produces MIQRSLMPHLQQRLKKGKAVILTGPRQVGKTTLLRAIQQQYEGKTIWLNCDEPDVRQQLTNATSTEIKALLGNADLVLIDEAQRVKNIGLTLKLLVDNLLERQVIVTGSSALELANEIQEPLTGRKFDFHLYPLSVEELVNYSGALEEKRLLERRLIYGQYPEVVLNQGEEDILLRNICDSYLYKDIFTYQDVRKAEVIQALLEALALQVGSEVSYQELAQLLKIDQATVVRYIDLLEKAFVVFRLRALNRNVRNEIAKIRKIYFYDNGIRNALIKNYQPLNLRADTGALWENFLVSERFKSLHYAQKQVNSFFWRTAQQQEIDYVEEENGQFKAYEFKWNPLQKAKFSRTFTENYPVLSTAVINSANYLEFVLR; this is translated from the coding sequence ATGATTCAACGCAGCTTGATGCCGCACCTTCAGCAACGACTGAAAAAAGGGAAAGCAGTTATCTTGACGGGTCCACGCCAAGTGGGTAAAACAACCCTGTTGCGAGCGATACAACAACAATATGAAGGGAAAACCATCTGGCTTAACTGCGATGAGCCGGATGTGCGCCAACAGCTTACCAATGCTACTTCTACGGAGATAAAGGCATTGCTTGGAAATGCCGATTTGGTACTGATTGATGAAGCCCAACGCGTAAAAAACATTGGTTTGACGCTTAAATTGTTGGTCGATAATCTCCTGGAGCGGCAAGTGATTGTTACAGGCTCTTCGGCCTTGGAGTTGGCAAACGAGATTCAGGAGCCACTTACGGGACGTAAATTTGACTTTCATTTGTATCCACTTTCGGTTGAGGAACTGGTAAATTACAGCGGTGCTTTAGAAGAAAAACGTTTGTTGGAACGCCGCCTTATTTATGGCCAATATCCTGAAGTGGTGCTGAATCAGGGAGAGGAGGATATATTGCTCCGAAACATCTGCGATAGCTACTTGTACAAAGATATTTTTACGTATCAAGATGTAAGAAAAGCCGAAGTGATTCAGGCATTGTTGGAAGCGTTGGCCTTGCAAGTGGGTTCAGAAGTTTCTTATCAGGAATTAGCTCAACTGCTCAAAATAGACCAAGCAACGGTGGTACGCTATATTGATTTGCTGGAAAAGGCGTTTGTTGTTTTTCGTTTGAGGGCGTTGAATCGTAATGTACGTAATGAAATCGCGAAGATTCGTAAAATTTATTTTTATGACAACGGGATTCGAAATGCGCTTATCAAAAATTATCAACCTCTAAATCTGCGGGCAGATACGGGGGCCTTGTGGGAGAATTTTTTGGTAAGTGAGCGCTTCAAAAGCCTGCATTATGCTCAAAAACAAGTAAATAGTTTCTTTTGGAGAACCGCCCAACAGCAGGAAATCGACTATGTTGAAGAAGAAAACGGACAATTTAAGGCGTATGAATTCAAGTGGAATCCCCTGCAAAAAGCTAAATTTTCGCGCACTTTTACTGAAAACTACCCCGTACTGAGTACCGCCGTGATTAATTCCGCCAATTATTTGGAATTTGTGCTTCGCTGA
- a CDS encoding toxin-antitoxin system TumE family protein, with protein sequence MPLPDLAAFDAIITKSILIKELITPRIHILRYKVELVAGSILYVKEVTVFEENKIDYAYQWQRPDASLILRWDNAHDYPHLSTSPFHKHVDSETNILPSEPMTIEKVLAYISSQLSEG encoded by the coding sequence ATGCCCTTACCTGATTTAGCAGCTTTTGATGCGATTATCACAAAATCCATTTTAATCAAAGAACTTATCACTCCACGCATTCATATTTTAAGATATAAGGTTGAATTGGTTGCCGGCAGCATTTTGTATGTCAAAGAGGTAACTGTTTTTGAAGAAAATAAAATAGACTACGCTTATCAGTGGCAAAGGCCTGATGCCTCATTGATTCTCCGCTGGGATAATGCGCATGATTACCCTCATCTTTCAACTTCTCCTTTTCATAAACACGTCGACTCCGAAACCAACATATTACCCTCCGAGCCAATGACCATTGAAAAAGTGTTGGCTTACATTTCTTCCCAACTCAGCGAAGGGTAA
- a CDS encoding HNH endonuclease, with translation MAVNLWSKEELILAFNLYLKLPFGKMHSRTPEVIHLAGLIGRTPNSIAFRLTNFAAVDPYHQARGVKGMDGGKRQCQPIWDEFIENKEQLLFESERILAQKEHQTLENKFEDLLFDIKDLKGETKLRAVKVRINQNIFRQIVLSNYSSKCAVSGIDVPDLLVASHILPWSSSESERLNPENGICLSNLYDKAFDKGLIGITEQFSVIIAKDLKKNSNKAYYQKYFALLENEKIALPKRYLPRKEFLQHHLDTIFSKRNG, from the coding sequence ATGGCGGTAAATCTTTGGAGCAAAGAAGAATTGATTTTAGCATTTAACTTATACCTGAAGTTGCCCTTTGGTAAAATGCACAGCCGTACTCCAGAGGTGATTCATCTGGCGGGTTTGATTGGACGAACTCCCAATTCAATTGCCTTTCGACTTACTAATTTTGCGGCCGTTGACCCCTATCATCAAGCAAGAGGAGTGAAAGGAATGGACGGTGGCAAGAGGCAATGTCAACCGATATGGGATGAATTTATTGAGAATAAGGAGCAGTTGCTGTTTGAAAGTGAGCGTATTCTTGCTCAAAAAGAGCACCAAACCCTGGAAAATAAATTTGAAGACCTACTTTTTGATATTAAAGATTTGAAGGGCGAAACAAAGCTTCGGGCGGTTAAAGTTCGTATTAACCAAAACATATTTAGGCAAATTGTTCTATCAAATTATTCTTCAAAATGTGCGGTTTCTGGAATAGATGTTCCTGATTTATTGGTCGCAAGTCACATCCTTCCATGGTCTTCCAGTGAAAGTGAAAGATTAAATCCTGAAAATGGAATCTGCCTGTCCAATCTTTATGATAAAGCTTTTGACAAGGGATTGATAGGAATTACAGAACAGTTTTCGGTAATTATTGCTAAAGACCTGAAAAAGAATTCAAATAAAGCGTACTATCAGAAATACTTTGCTTTGCTTGAAAATGAAAAAATAGCGCTTCCAAAACGATACCTCCCCCGAAAGGAGTTTTTACAGCATCATTTGGATACCATTTTTAGTAAAAGGAATGGTTAA
- a CDS encoding ATP-binding protein has translation MKLKTKLRLALTFLFAVIVLLGSLGAWYLKKLSSEAQEILKDNYISLEYVRNMRNVIDENAWKNEDIALFEKSLLYQEQNITEIGEAEATQQLRSHFNAFSKSPDSSRIGLIAKQLTKLTDVNMQAIVRKNEQVKKTADEVYTYMVLIATVCALVAFSFIINFPNTIAEPIQQLTEGLQEISRKNYESRLGVERKDELGEMARAFNLMAEKLDEYEHSSLARVLFEKRRTETIINQMNDAIMGLDENNYLLFINSVGAEMLGLDASQIAGKYAPDVALKNDLLRTLLNEETSPKPLKIFTNERESYFTKELLDVKNGENRIGRVIILKNITPFHELDQAKTNFIATISHELKTPIAGIKMSLKLLENERIGPLNEEQKHLLNQIQDDSQRLLSITGELLDLSQVETGKIQLNFSSIHPQEVIKAATEALLFSAEQKQIELHCQIPADLPAIQADLDKTMWVLMNFLSNAIRYSPEKSTITVEAQVSIDQKHVLFSVQDFGKGIESKYQQRIFDRYFQVPNNGQSKSGTGLGLAISKEFIEAQKGSIGVESELGNGSRFWFQLPLA, from the coding sequence ATGAAACTAAAAACCAAACTTCGACTTGCGCTTACCTTTTTGTTTGCCGTCATCGTATTGCTCGGCAGCCTAGGGGCTTGGTACCTCAAAAAACTCTCTTCCGAAGCGCAGGAGATATTGAAAGACAATTACATCTCGCTCGAATACGTACGCAACATGCGCAACGTGATTGACGAAAACGCCTGGAAAAACGAAGACATCGCCCTTTTTGAAAAAAGCCTTCTTTATCAAGAACAAAACATCACGGAAATAGGCGAGGCCGAAGCCACACAGCAGCTTCGCAGCCACTTCAATGCTTTCAGCAAAAGCCCCGACAGTAGCCGTATTGGCCTGATTGCGAAGCAGTTAACCAAACTTACTGATGTTAATATGCAAGCCATTGTACGCAAAAATGAGCAGGTAAAAAAAACGGCCGATGAGGTCTATACTTACATGGTGCTTATTGCCACGGTATGCGCGTTGGTGGCGTTTTCGTTTATCATCAACTTTCCTAATACCATCGCCGAACCCATCCAACAATTGACCGAAGGCTTGCAGGAAATCAGCCGTAAAAACTACGAGTCCCGGCTGGGTGTTGAGCGCAAGGATGAACTCGGAGAAATGGCGCGGGCTTTTAACCTAATGGCTGAAAAACTGGACGAATACGAACACAGCAGTCTGGCCAGGGTGCTTTTCGAAAAACGCCGTACAGAGACTATCATTAACCAAATGAATGATGCTATAATGGGATTGGATGAAAATAATTATTTGCTTTTCATTAATTCTGTCGGAGCCGAGATGCTGGGTCTTGATGCTTCTCAAATAGCCGGTAAATACGCTCCCGATGTAGCTCTCAAAAACGACTTATTGCGCACTCTTTTGAACGAAGAAACCTCCCCCAAACCACTTAAAATATTTACCAATGAGCGCGAAAGCTATTTTACCAAAGAGCTCCTGGACGTAAAAAATGGCGAGAACCGCATCGGCAGAGTCATTATTCTTAAAAACATTACGCCTTTTCACGAACTTGACCAAGCCAAAACCAATTTTATCGCTACCATTTCACATGAGTTGAAAACACCCATCGCTGGCATTAAAATGAGCCTAAAACTCCTTGAAAACGAACGAATTGGACCATTGAATGAAGAACAAAAACACTTACTTAACCAAATACAAGACGACAGTCAACGGCTGCTCAGCATTACGGGCGAGCTCCTTGACCTGTCGCAGGTAGAAACGGGCAAGATTCAACTCAATTTCAGTAGCATCCATCCGCAAGAAGTTATTAAGGCAGCTACCGAAGCGTTGCTGTTTTCTGCGGAGCAAAAGCAGATAGAATTGCATTGTCAAATTCCTGCTGATTTACCTGCTATTCAGGCAGATTTAGACAAAACAATGTGGGTTTTGATGAATTTTCTTTCCAATGCCATTCGATATAGCCCCGAAAAATCAACCATTACGGTAGAGGCTCAGGTCAGCATTGATCAAAAACACGTGCTTTTTTCGGTACAGGATTTTGGAAAAGGAATTGAGTCAAAATACCAACAGCGCATCTTTGATCGCTATTTTCAGGTTCCAAACAACGGCCAGTCTAAATCAGGAACGGGACTTGGTTTGGCCATTTCCAAAGAATTTATCGAAGCGCAAAAGGGAAGTATCGGCGTTGAAAGTGAATTGGGCAACGGCAGCCGATTTTGGTTTCAGCTGCCGTTGGCTTAA
- a CDS encoding porin gives MKKFVTVAFACVLSTPLFAQIADSTAKTTVSGYVEAYYSYDFNQPVTNDRPSFVYSHNRHNEFNVNLGFIKASYAGERVRGNLALMAGTYANANLAAEPATLRNVFEANVGVKLSKTKHVWLDAGVFASHIGFESAISKDCWTLTRSLMADNTPYYETGAKIGYTSDNGKWFLSGLVLNGWQQIRRADDNTRLALGTQITFKPTGKVTLNSSSYLGSRPDNSNRNRFFHNLYGTFQLTEKLGLIADFDYGMDQRQPNSSNYDSWASWAAIVRYQFSSKVGVAGRIENYTDKKGLVIATTTPNGFQTTGYSFNLDYAPISNAVWRIEARSLNSKDAVFEKKGKAVDTNFVLTTSLAISF, from the coding sequence ATGAAAAAGTTTGTAACTGTCGCATTTGCCTGCGTGCTTTCGACTCCCTTATTTGCTCAAATCGCCGATTCCACCGCAAAAACTACCGTAAGCGGCTATGTAGAAGCCTATTACAGCTATGATTTCAATCAGCCCGTTACCAATGACCGTCCGTCGTTTGTCTATAGTCACAATCGTCATAACGAATTCAATGTCAATTTGGGTTTTATTAAAGCTTCGTATGCGGGGGAGCGCGTTCGGGGCAATTTAGCGCTCATGGCCGGCACGTATGCCAATGCCAATCTGGCCGCTGAACCCGCTACGTTGCGAAATGTATTTGAGGCCAATGTTGGCGTTAAACTTTCTAAAACGAAGCATGTATGGCTGGATGCGGGCGTTTTTGCCTCACACATCGGTTTTGAGAGCGCTATTTCAAAAGATTGCTGGACGCTTACCCGCAGTCTGATGGCCGACAATACGCCTTACTACGAAACGGGAGCCAAAATCGGTTACACCTCCGACAATGGGAAATGGTTTTTATCGGGTTTGGTGCTCAACGGTTGGCAACAAATTAGACGTGCCGACGACAATACGCGGTTGGCTTTAGGCACCCAAATCACGTTTAAACCGACTGGTAAAGTGACGCTGAATTCAAGTTCTTATCTGGGCAGTCGGCCCGACAATTCTAACCGTAATCGTTTTTTTCATAACCTATACGGCACGTTTCAATTAACGGAAAAACTGGGATTAATTGCGGATTTTGATTATGGCATGGACCAACGGCAACCGAATTCTTCCAATTATGATTCCTGGGCGAGTTGGGCGGCTATTGTAAGATATCAATTCAGTTCTAAAGTGGGAGTGGCAGGGCGTATTGAAAATTATACCGACAAAAAAGGATTGGTCATTGCCACCACGACGCCGAATGGTTTTCAAACCACGGGCTACTCCTTCAATCTTGATTACGCGCCCATTTCCAACGCCGTATGGCGAATTGAGGCCCGAAGTCTGAATAGTAAAGATGCCGTTTTTGAAAAAAAGGGAAAAGCGGTGGATACCAATTTTGTCTTAACGACCTCATTAGCCATTAGTTTTTAA
- a CDS encoding sensor protein KdpD translates to MPSIDQQDAQYFLDLIKKSKRGKFKVYIGMSAGVGKTYRMLQEAHTLLRNGVDIKIGFVETHRRADTHALIEGLPLIPHRTVFYRGKELEEMDLQAILNLHPEVVVVDELAHSNIQGSKNEKRWQDVIDILDAGINVISAVNIQHLESHNEDVFRITGIEVKETVPDSLLQQADEVVNIDLTAAELITRLKEGKIYDRTKIETALSNFFKSEKILQLRELALKEVASQVERKVELEVPRNTTFRAERFVACISSNHEIAKKILRKTARLASYYQGKWYVLYVQTSGEDTDKIGLATQRHLINNFKLATELGAEVIRVKSNEVAQTIFDTAQKHSITTVCIGKPHGNFWKNLTGNSLFFRLLRKVSDTDIDLVVIS, encoded by the coding sequence ATGCCTTCTATTGACCAACAAGATGCCCAATATTTCCTCGATTTGATTAAGAAGTCAAAGCGGGGAAAGTTTAAAGTTTATATTGGTATGAGTGCGGGCGTGGGTAAAACGTACCGAATGTTGCAGGAAGCACATACCCTGCTTCGCAATGGGGTAGATATAAAGATTGGTTTTGTCGAAACCCACCGCCGCGCTGATACTCACGCGTTAATAGAAGGCTTACCGCTTATTCCGCACCGTACGGTTTTTTATCGGGGAAAAGAACTGGAAGAAATGGATTTGCAGGCCATTTTGAACCTTCACCCAGAAGTGGTGGTTGTGGACGAGCTAGCGCACAGCAACATTCAAGGCTCTAAAAATGAGAAACGCTGGCAGGATGTGATTGACATTTTAGATGCGGGAATCAACGTAATTTCAGCCGTCAATATTCAGCACCTTGAAAGCCACAACGAGGACGTTTTTCGAATTACGGGCATCGAAGTCAAAGAAACAGTGCCCGATAGCTTATTGCAGCAAGCCGATGAAGTGGTTAACATTGACCTTACCGCCGCGGAGCTGATTACCCGTCTGAAAGAAGGAAAAATCTATGACCGTACGAAGATTGAAACGGCGCTTTCTAATTTTTTCAAGTCGGAGAAAATCTTACAGCTTCGCGAATTGGCGCTGAAAGAAGTGGCATCGCAGGTTGAGCGAAAAGTAGAGCTGGAAGTACCCAGAAATACCACGTTCAGAGCAGAACGATTTGTAGCCTGTATCAGCTCTAATCACGAAATCGCCAAAAAAATCCTGCGAAAGACCGCCCGTTTGGCAAGTTATTATCAAGGAAAATGGTATGTACTTTATGTTCAAACTTCGGGAGAAGACACCGATAAAATCGGATTGGCCACCCAGCGCCATTTGATCAACAATTTTAAATTGGCCACCGAACTGGGCGCGGAAGTAATCAGAGTGAAGAGCAATGAAGTGGCGCAAACCATTTTTGATACGGCTCAAAAGCACAGCATTACCACAGTTTGCATCGGCAAACCGCACGGCAATTTTTGGAAAAATCTAACTGGCAATTCGTTGTTTTTTAGACTTTTGCGAAAAGTTTCCGATACAGACATTGATTTAGTAGTAATAAGTTAA
- the kdpB gene encoding potassium-transporting ATPase subunit KdpB yields the protein MKRSQSSSLFQGDMAKTALIESFVKLNPAVMYRNPVMFTVEIGTVVMFFVCLQIAFGGDTTQGSLAYNIVIFTVLFLTLLFANFAEALAEARGKAQADSLRKTREETPAKVIRTLGTLKVNELQTIPSSQLVKGDVFVCDAGDIIPTDGEIIEGLATIDESAITGESAPVIREAGGDKSSVTGGTKVLSDHIKVKVTTQPGESFLDKMIALVEGASRQKTPNEIALTILLAGFTLIFVIVCVTLKPFADYANTPIAISAFISLFVCLIPTTIGGLLSAIGIAGMDRALRANVITKSGKAVETAGDIDTLLLDKTGTITIGNRKATNFWPTAGISQDRFITSALFSSLADDTPEGKSILELGQQKGQKLPVMPERAEMIKFTAETRSSGVNLPNNVRIRKGAQDSIRNMVERAGNEFPKDTAEQVRVISTNGGTPLVVSENDKVLGVIELQDVIKPGIQERFERLRKMGVKTVMVTGDNPLTAKYIANVAGVDDFIAEAKPEDKMNYIKAEQASGKLVAMMGDGTNDAPALAQADVGVAMNSGTQAAKEAGNMVDLDNDPTKLIEIVEIGKQLLMTRGTLTTFSIANDVAKYFAIVPALFMTSIPALRSLNIMHLASPESAILSAVIFNAIIIPMLIPLALKGVAYKPIGASALLRRNLLIYGLGGLIVPFIGIKLVDLVVGSLF from the coding sequence ATGAAACGTTCTCAATCCTCTTCTCTCTTTCAGGGAGATATGGCTAAAACCGCTCTGATAGAGTCGTTTGTCAAATTAAATCCTGCCGTGATGTACCGTAACCCCGTTATGTTTACGGTCGAAATCGGAACCGTGGTGATGTTTTTTGTGTGCCTCCAAATTGCTTTTGGCGGTGACACTACCCAAGGGAGTTTGGCCTACAACATCGTGATTTTTACGGTGCTGTTTCTAACTTTACTTTTTGCCAATTTTGCCGAAGCTTTAGCCGAAGCACGGGGCAAAGCCCAAGCCGACAGCCTGCGTAAAACCCGCGAAGAAACACCCGCCAAAGTCATCCGAACGCTTGGCACCCTAAAAGTGAATGAGCTTCAAACCATTCCTTCGTCTCAATTGGTAAAAGGCGATGTGTTTGTCTGCGACGCGGGAGATATTATTCCAACCGATGGCGAAATCATCGAAGGTTTAGCGACCATTGACGAATCAGCCATCACGGGAGAATCTGCGCCCGTGATTCGCGAAGCGGGCGGGGATAAATCGTCGGTTACGGGAGGAACTAAAGTGCTTTCCGACCACATCAAAGTTAAAGTGACGACCCAACCGGGCGAGAGTTTTCTTGATAAAATGATTGCCTTGGTGGAAGGTGCTTCGCGTCAGAAAACACCCAACGAAATCGCCTTAACAATCTTACTGGCAGGCTTTACGCTCATCTTCGTTATCGTCTGCGTCACGCTTAAACCTTTTGCTGATTATGCCAATACGCCCATTGCCATTTCGGCTTTCATTTCGCTTTTTGTCTGTTTGATTCCGACGACCATTGGTGGTTTGCTTTCTGCCATCGGGATTGCGGGCATGGACAGAGCCTTACGGGCTAACGTGATTACCAAATCAGGAAAAGCCGTTGAAACGGCGGGAGATATTGACACCCTGCTTTTGGACAAAACGGGAACCATCACCATCGGTAACCGTAAAGCCACGAATTTTTGGCCTACGGCTGGCATCAGCCAAGATAGATTTATTACTTCGGCACTGTTTTCATCTTTGGCCGATGATACGCCCGAAGGAAAATCAATCCTTGAGTTGGGACAACAAAAAGGCCAAAAACTTCCTGTCATGCCTGAACGTGCAGAAATGATAAAGTTCACGGCCGAAACACGTTCATCGGGTGTTAATTTGCCAAACAACGTCCGAATTCGGAAAGGAGCTCAGGATTCAATTCGGAACATGGTCGAAAGAGCAGGAAATGAATTTCCGAAAGACACCGCTGAGCAAGTTCGGGTCATTTCCACAAATGGCGGTACGCCCTTGGTGGTATCTGAAAACGATAAAGTATTGGGTGTCATCGAATTACAGGACGTTATCAAACCTGGTATTCAGGAGCGTTTTGAACGTCTGCGTAAAATGGGCGTAAAAACCGTGATGGTGACGGGTGACAATCCACTCACGGCCAAATACATTGCCAACGTAGCGGGCGTAGATGATTTTATTGCCGAAGCAAAACCCGAAGACAAAATGAACTACATCAAAGCCGAGCAGGCAAGCGGTAAACTCGTCGCCATGATGGGTGACGGCACCAACGACGCGCCCGCCTTGGCCCAAGCCGATGTAGGTGTCGCGATGAACAGTGGAACACAGGCCGCCAAAGAAGCAGGCAACATGGTGGATTTGGACAACGACCCGACCAAACTCATTGAAATTGTGGAAATTGGAAAGCAGTTGTTGATGACACGCGGTACACTCACTACCTTTTCTATTGCCAACGACGTCGCTAAGTATTTTGCGATTGTTCCAGCATTGTTTATGACTTCTATCCCGGCATTACGGTCGCTCAATATCATGCACTTGGCCAGTCCAGAGAGTGCGATTTTATCAGCGGTGATTTTCAACGCAATTATCATTCCGATGTTGATTCCGTTGGCGCTGAAAGGGGTGGCTTACAAGCCCATTGGGGCAAGTGCCCTGTTACGTCGAAACTTGCTTATATATGGCTTAGGCGGTCTGATTGTCCCTTTTATCGGTATCAAACTCGTTGATTTGGTAGTGGGGAGCCTGTTTTAA
- a CDS encoding K(+)-transporting ATPase subunit C produces the protein MKTHIVPAILMTLATFVLLVVVYPLIVWGIAQFAPEKGRGETIAVNGKVVGFAKVGQKFTADNYFWSRPSAVEYNAAGSGGSNKGPSNPDYLAQVQARIDTFLVHNPTVPKSAIPSELVTASGSGLDPHLSPQGAEVQVARIAKVRNLPEDKVKELVKTHTEGPFLGMFGPSKVNILALNIALDQMK, from the coding sequence ATGAAAACACACATTGTTCCAGCTATACTGATGACCCTCGCTACGTTTGTATTGTTAGTGGTCGTCTATCCCCTGATTGTCTGGGGAATTGCTCAATTTGCCCCCGAAAAGGGTCGCGGCGAAACCATCGCTGTCAATGGAAAAGTTGTAGGTTTTGCCAAAGTTGGCCAGAAATTTACGGCTGACAATTACTTTTGGTCGCGCCCCTCGGCGGTAGAATACAACGCGGCTGGTTCGGGCGGCTCTAATAAAGGCCCTTCCAACCCGGATTATTTGGCGCAGGTACAGGCTCGGATTGATACGTTTTTGGTACACAACCCAACCGTCCCAAAATCTGCCATTCCTTCTGAACTCGTCACCGCTTCGGGTAGCGGTTTGGATCCTCATTTATCGCCGCAAGGTGCTGAAGTTCAGGTAGCCCGAATTGCGAAGGTCAGAAACTTACCCGAAGATAAAGTCAAAGAGTTGGTTAAAACCCATACCGAAGGGCCTTTTTTAGGCATGTTCGGGCCTTCCAAAGTCAATATTTTAGCGCTTAATATTGCGTTAGACCAAATGAAGTAA